Part of the Cohnella candidum genome, CAAGGCAAGCGCCCCCAGTACCGCGTCGCTGATGGCATGCAGCAGCACGTCGGCGTCGGAATGGCCGAGCAGCCCTTTCTCGTAAGGAATGGTGACGCCTCCGATGATGCAGGGGCGGCCTTCCACCAGTTGATGGACGTCGAAGCCTTGTCCGATCCGAATCATTGCGGTTCCTTCTCCCTCCGGCGCCGTTCGAGGAACAGCTCGGCGACGAGCAGATCCTCCGGCGTCGTGATTTTCAAGTTCGTGTAATGCCCGGGCACGGCGGCTACCTTGCGGCCGAGCCGTTCGAACAGCATCGCGTCGTCGGTCGCGGCCGCGCCGGCCTCCCGGGCCAGCCGGTGCGCTTCGAGCAGCGCGAGCCGGCCGAACGCCTGCGGCGTCTGGACGGCGCACAGCGTGGACCGGTCAGGCGTGGACACGACCATGCCCGCTTCCGTCACCTTGATCGTATCCTTCACGGGAACGGCGAGCGTCGACGCTCCGTGTTCCTCCGCGGCTTCCAAGCATGCCGCGATCTGTTCCGGCGTCACGAGAGGCCGCGCGGCGTCATGAATGAGAGCGCCATCGGTTCCGAGCGCGGACAAACCCGCTTCCACGCTGTCCTGCCGCTCCGCCCCGCCGGCCACCACCGCGGCGACTTTGGCGAATCCGCCCGCGCGGACCAATTCCTCGGCCCTGCCGATCTCATGCCCGGCGGCGACGATGACGATCTCTTCGACCCGGCCGCACCGTTCGAACGCTTCGAGCGTATGCGCCAGCACGGGACGTTCCGCGATCGGCAAATAAGCCTTGTTGTCGGCCGTCCCCATCCGGGTTCCCCGTCCGGCCGCGACGATCACGGCTCCCCATTTCATGCAGACCGCCAATCCCCTTTACATGCAGAAGAGCGGGACGTTGAGCGCGTCCCGCCCGTATT contains:
- the ispD gene encoding 2-C-methyl-D-erythritol 4-phosphate cytidylyltransferase; translated protein: MKWGAVIVAAGRGTRMGTADNKAYLPIAERPVLAHTLEAFERCGRVEEIVIVAAGHEIGRAEELVRAGGFAKVAAVVAGGAERQDSVEAGLSALGTDGALIHDAARPLVTPEQIAACLEAAEEHGASTLAVPVKDTIKVTEAGMVVSTPDRSTLCAVQTPQAFGRLALLEAHRLAREAGAAATDDAMLFERLGRKVAAVPGHYTNLKITTPEDLLVAELFLERRRREKEPQ